GAAAAATGGATTGGCAAGTCTGTTAAACTTTACCTGGGACGCGTTGTGGATGCGGATGAAATGTATGTCAATGGCAAAAAAATTGGAAATACTACCTACCAGTATCCGCCCCGCCGTTACGAGATTCCCGCCGGTTTATTGAAATCGGGTAAAAATACTTTTGTCATAAGGGTTACAAATCAAGTTGGAAAAGGAGGTTTTGTACCAGATAAACCTTATTTTATGACGGTTGATGATCAGCAGATCGATTTAAAAGGGACTTGGCAGTATAAAGTGGGAGAGGTTTATCAACCTTTGAAAAAAGGATATGATAAGGGCAGCCTGTTGGTGCGACAAGATCAACCCACAGCACTATTCAACGCTATGGTTGCGCCTATTTTACCCATGAAACTCAAAGGTTTTATCTGGTATCAGGGAGAGTCGAATGTAGATAACCCGGAGCCCTATAAGAAGCTGATGCCGGCTTTGATCAATGATTGGAGAGGCCAGTGGAAAAATCCGGATGCACCGTTTTTGGTCGTGCAGCTGCCCAATTTTCAGGATGTAAACTATACGCCGTCAGAAAGTAATATGGCCCTGATCAGGGAGGCGCAAAACCAGGCGCTCGCGTTGAAAAATACGGCTGTGACCGTAACACTGGATTTGGGTGAATGGAATGATATTCATCCATTGAACAAAAAGGACATTGGGAAAAGACTGGCGTTGTCAGCCAGAAATCTGGCTTATAATGAAAAAGATGTCGTTTATCGCGGGCCGACGCTAAAATCCCAAACTATCGAAAAGGATAAAATCATCCTGACATTTGACCATGTAGCCAAGGGTATTACTTCCAAAGATTCGGAACCAATACGCTGGTTTTCCATCGCGGATTATGATAAAAAGTTTGTCTGGGCGAAAGCCCGCCTCACTGGAAAAGATCAGATTGAGCTGTCAAGCGAACTGTTGAAAACACCAAAATATGTTCGCTACGGCTGGCAGGATAATCCTGAGGGAATTAATTTTTATAATTCAGAAGGTTTGCCTGCATCTCCTTTCCGGACAGATACAGAATTATTGGATGATTCAAAACCCTGGAAGGGGAAAAAAAGCGCAGTAGTGCTGACCTATGATGACGCGCTGAATGTGCATCTGGATAACGTCATTCCGGCGCTGGATTCTCTTAGCCTGAAAGGTACTTTTTATCTGACCGCTTCATCAGATGCCGCAAGAAACAGGATCAAAGACTGGCGCGCTGCCGCGGTCAACGGACATGAGCTGGGTAATCACACCTTGTATCATCCCTGTGACGCCACCGGCCCGGGTATGGGCTGGGTGAAACCGGAGTATGATCTGAGCAAATATAGTCTGGCTAGAATACAGGATGAGATCAAAATGTGTAATGCTTTTTTAAAGTCGCTCGACGGAAAAACCAAACGAACTTTTGCATTTACCTGCGGACATAAAAAAGTAGCTGAGGGAGAATTTATCCAGACACTTTCTGATGAGTTTGTCGCGGCAAGAGCTGTCAGACATGAAATGCATTCTCTTTCAGAGCAGAATCTGATGGATATCGATTGCTACGGCATGTCCGGTGAAAGCGGTGAAAAAATGATCGAGCTCGTCAAAGAGGCGCAGCAAAGTGGCAAATTGCTGGTTTTTCTTTTTCATGGTGTCGGAGGCGAACATGCGCTGAATGTTTCCAATCAGGCGCACAGCCAGCTGCTGCACTATTTGAAAGAAAATGAAAAGGATATCTACATCGATACAATGCTCAATATGGCGGAGCATATCAGTAATGTAAAAAAATGAAATGCCCTATTAACATGACCAGAAAATTACTCCTATTATATTTCAGCTTTATCCTGATCAGTTCTGCATCATTTGCTGCTGATACATTATCTTCTGATGGTGAAGACGGATACAAGCTCTGGCTTAAATATGAACCAGTCACAGAACCGTCAATCAAAGCCGAATATTTAAAATACGTGGCTTTTATTTCAGAGTCTGATCATGGCGAAATCATGCACAATGCTGTTCAGGAGCTGCAAACAGGGTTGAAAAGCCTTTTGGGTAAAAATATTTCTGTCAGCAAAGCGGTCGAAAATAAATCCGGCGGCATCGTTTTAAGATTGGACCCCAAGGCCGATACAAAGCAACAGGAAGGTTACCGTATTCAGTTGACAGCGGGTAATATTGTGGTCAGCTCAAAATCGGAAAACGGTATTTTGTACGGAACCTTTGCGCTTTTAAGACATATGCAAATGCAGCTTTCGGTCAAAAATCTAAAAATGGAGAGCAGCCCTAAAATACGGTACCGGATGCTCAATCACTGGGACAATCCTGACGGGACCATCGAGCGCGGTTATGCAGGCTCATCGCTTTGGAAATGGTATGAATTGCCCGAGCGCGTTGACCCACGCTATCAGGATTATGCGCGCGCTAATGCTTCTGTCGGAATTAATGGCACTGTGCTCAACAATGTAAATGCAAGTGCGCGGTTTATGTCACAAGAGTATATTGTCAAGGTTGCAGCAGTTGCCAAAGTGATGCGTCGATATGGAATCAAAACTTATTTGTCTGTATACTTTGCTGCGCCGAAAACCCTGGGCGGACTACAAACTTCCGATCCGCTAGACCCGAAAGTACGGGCCTGGTGGAAAGAAAAGGTCGCCCAGATCTATAAAGAAATTCCGGATTTTGGAGGCTTTCTGGTCAAAGCCAATTCGGAAGGGGAACCTGGCCCTCAGGACTATGGCCGCACGCACGCGGATGGTGCCAATATGCTGGCCGAAGCTTTTCAGCCTTACGAAGGAGTCGTGATTTGGCGGGCTTTTGTTTACAAAGCAGACCCCAATGCCGACCGCTTCAAAGCGGCTTATGAAGAATTTGTACCGCTGGATGGAAAATTTGATCCGAAAGTAATTGTTCAGGTAAAAAACGGACCAATCGATTTTCAGCCGCGCGAGCCGTTTTCACCTCTGTTTGGTAATATGCCAAAAACACCTTTGGGCGTAGAATTTCAGCTGACGCAGGAATATCTGGGTTTTGCCACACATGCGGTTTATGAAGCACCTATTTTTAAAGAAAATCTGGATTCTGATACGTATGTAAATGGAAAAGGATCGACTGTCGCGAAAGTGGTTGACGGAAGTTTACAAGGCTATATGCGCACGCTGATGGCCGGTGTAGCCAATATTGGAAATGCCAGAAATTGGACGGGTCATCCGCTTGCTCAGGCCAACTGGTATGCATTCGGCAGACTGAGCTGGGACCATACTCTGAGTTCGGAGCAGATTGCAAAAGAATGGACAGAGCTGACTTTAACCCGAAATAAAAAAGCGCAGGAAAATATTGTCGGGCTGATGCTGAGATCACGGGAAATCTATGTGGATTACAATACGCCACTTGGCCTTTCGCGGCCCTGGATGGGTGTTCATTTTGCCCCCGAGCCCTGGCAAAACAAAGGCTCGCGGCCCGATTGGACGGCTGTGTATTACCATCGTGCAGATTCCGCAGGATTAGGATTTGACAGGACTGCTTCCGGGAGTAATGCCCTGGCACAGTACCGACCGGAAGTGCGGCAGCAGTGGAATGATCCTGACAAAACCCCTTTGCCCTATCTTTTATGGTTTCATCACGTGGGCTGGAATAAAAAGCTGAGCAGCGGAAGAACGCTCTGGGAGGAGCTTTGTACCCATTTTTATACCGGTGCCGATTCAGTAGTCTGGATGCAGCAGCAGTGGGATCTGGCTAAACCGGCTCTGGATTCTCAGGTTTACACCGATGTCGCTGAGCGGCTGAAAATCCAGCGCAGGGAAGCGGTCTGGTGGCGGGATGCCTGGGTTTTGTATTTACAAACCTTCGCTAAAAAACCGATTCCCAAAGGTTTCGAACCACCAAAACAGACTTTAGAAGAAGTTAAAAAGTCAGTGAATATTTATCTGATGAAATAAGGTTCAGTGTAGTGAGAAGAACCGTTCTTCAATCGACAAGCTTACTCTTAATTTAGACAAACCTTGACAATTACATTTTTAACAGACCTTTCTTTGCAGGCAAACATCTGAACTAAGTTAAAAACACCAAAGAAGTAGTGTTTACAGACTATTTGTAAATTGATAAACCATGAAAGTATTCATACCAGCTGACCATCTTTCTTATCACTGTTCATTTTTAAAGCCTAATTCAACCCTGAAATAGGGTGCGATATAGAAAATCCTAAATTCAGCACCAATTATCTCGCAAAGCCGGCTTACTATCCAAAGCCCAAGCCCAAACCCTTCATTGTTTAAATCCTGTTTACTGAATTCATTTGTAATCACTGAAATATCACTTACTGCCATGAGTGACTCATTCTTTATTTCAAATACAATGCCCTGATTAACCTGAATTACCTCAATGTCTATTGCAGATTCGGGGCGACCATGCCTGATCGCATTTTCAATCAAATTTGACAGCATTGTTTTCAGATGTGACTGGTCAGTAAAGACGTTGAATGTTCCGGTTTCGGGTACCAGTGCAACTTTGAAGGTCTGGCTTTTCAGCTGCGCTTTTTTAGTTAAGCTCTCCAGTATCTCTATGGCTAGTTCCGGCAGGTTAACCTGGCTTTTATTTAGAATCAATGCCCGTGATTTAAGCTGACTCATGAGCAGAAAATCGTTCACAAGCTTGTTTAAGCGCCTTACTTCCACAATTTGATTTTCAATGACAGATTTTATATCAGGAACAAGGCTGCCTGCATCAATAATTTGAAGCTCGGTCAGCATCACACTTAGTGGTGTTCTAAGCTCATGAGAGGCTGAGGCAAAAAAAGCATTTTGCTCCTTGGCCTGTTTTTGTATCCGGTTTAGCATGTTGTTGAGAGATCCCGTGAGTTTATGCAGTTCGTCTCTAACAGCGGGCTCTTCAAGCAGAATAATCTGATTTTGCAGACTGATCTGATCAGCTTTTTTTACAATATTTTCAACCGGGCGAAGCAGGAATCCGGAAAGAAAATAACCCGCAACCAGCGCAGCAAGAAATGAAACCGGAAAATAAAAGAATAATATGATTTTTAATCTGTTGATATCAGCCGTCAATTCCGTGGCGGCAAGCATATATACGATGCGAATGCTGGCTCCTGTCTCTAGATTTCTTATCATTACCTTATATCGCCAAGAGGAAGAATTTGCATTGTTTTCTGAGCTTTTGAGCTGAATGGGCAGATTATTGAAAAGTGTATCCTGTCTGTCATTAGCCTGATAAATCAACAGAAAATATTCATTCTGCGTTGGTAATGGTATGGTAAGCGGGCTTACATCTGTCTGACGAAGAATTGCGTTTCCCTGCGTTTGCAGCCTGGCTGCGAAACTTTTTTCAAACTGCTGCCTAACATTTGAATACAGAGTAAAGCCTGCGATCAGTAAAAAACACAGAAAAACAAATCCGAAAATTAGCCCGAACCGGAACCTGAGACTGGAATAAAAAGGATAGGAGACAGGCGTTTTCATAAGGACGATTTTGTTCCTTTAAGTTTGTAGCCAATTCCAATCACCGTTTCAATCAGTGGCTGCTCAAACCCTTTGTCAATTTTCCCGCGAAGCTGGTACATATATACTTCAACGATATTACTTTCGGGGTCAAAATCCATATTCCATACATTTTCCAGGATCTGGTTTTTACTCACAACACGGTTTGTGTTTCTTACAAGATATTCAAGCAGCGCAAATTCCTTACCTGTAAGTACAATCTGTTTTCCATTTCGTGTGATTTGACGGCTCATTAAATCTATGACAAGATCATTCACCCCGATTCTTGTACTCTCACTGGAAAAGACTTTGCGTTGCAAAATTCGTATTCTTGCCAGGAGCTCTTCCCATTCAAATGGTTTTCTGATGTAATCCACAGCACCCAGATCAAGTCCTTCTACAATTTGAGAAGTTCCTCCCAGTGCACTGATAATGATCACGGGAATTGAAATCTTATAAGTCCGCAGATTTTTCAGCACATCAATGCCTGTCATTCCCGGAAGCATCAGATCCAGAAGGATCAGGTCAAAAGTTTCAGAAGTAGCTTTTGTGAGTGCCTCAGCGCCATTGTTGGAAAGCTGAACCAGATAGCCTGCCTGCACAAGACCCTGTACCATGAACCCTGCCAGTTTCTGCTCATCTTCAACGACTAGTATTTTCATTTAAGCGGTGTGTTAGTTATTGATGAATATTTTAGCGAACCTTGTAGATAACGCTGTCAATCTGGATAGAACTGGGTTTGACCACATTTAGACCTGTTGCAGACATAAAACCCTGAGTGGAATCCCGCATCTGTCCTTTGACAAGAACAATTTTTGCTCTGCTGATCAGAGGAATCAATTCCTTTGCCATGTGAGGAGGCAGTACAATGCGTTTTCCAGCCAGCACAAAACCGGTGTTGTCTGCATTTCCAAGGCCAGATATTTTATTTGGTTTACCTTTAAATGCAACTTCAAATCCTCTGCTTGGCAGAGGTGCCGGGAGACGGCTCAAATCCAGGATTGTATCTGAAAATTGACTCCTAAGATATTTTAGCTCATATTCACTGTTGAAATGGTGGCCAGGCGGACCTCCCTTACGGACAGATGCAGTGATAAAATGTTCGATGCGGGCAACTGATGTCACCTGCCGGGCCGTGTGCGGTGGAAAATGAAGCCAGACGTTACCAGTATCTATGGAGAGAAGAATTTTATCTATATCGCCGTCATGATTGCTGCCATATTCAATAACTTTCCCGCTGATATCAAGCTGTTTTTCTGGTGTTAGTGTATGAGCAGAAGGTTTCGTTTCCAACAGCCTGCTGCGCTTTGGATTGTATACAAGCCAGGCGGCCACAGCTATAATCAGCAGCAGCAATATCCTTTTATATTTTGGATTTAAATTCTTCACTTCGGATCCGTCTCGTAGGTTTCTTTCATAAAGAGCAGACAAATTACAAATGCCAATGCTGCAATAAGACTAAGAAACAAAAAAGCGTACCTGAAAGAAAACATACTGGCAATATACCCCCGGGCAACATTGCTGAGCGAAGCGCCAAGTTCCAAGGCAGTGATATCTTTCAAATTCCAGTGCTGTGAAGACAAAAGATAGATTCCCAGAAAAGGGCTGATTCCATCACGGACATCAGCCAGTGTAAAATTGATAAGATCGAGTCCGCGAAGCGATACACATTTACCGTTTTTCATCATGCCTTAAAAATAAAATAGACCGAAGCGACCAAAAGTGCGAAACCAATCAGGTGATTAATTGTAAATTGAGTCGTCTTAAAAACTGTTACGGAGAAGATCATAAAAATGATCAGTGTAATGACCTCTTGAATAATTTTGAGCTGAACCAGTGAGAATGGTCCACCCATCTCTGACGAGCCGATCCGGTTGGCAGGCACCTAAAAGCAGTATTCAAAAAATGCAAGACCCCAACTGAGCAGAATGATTATCCAAAGAGGTGTAGAGCCATGATTTCCGGCTTTGCTGAAAAATTTAAGATGGCCATACCAGGCCAGTGTCATAAAGGCGTTTGAAAATATCAAAAGCACAATTGTTGAAATGATTTTGCTCATAGCAGATTTTGAAAAGATAAGGCAGGGAATCACTGCCTTATCTCCATGGGAAATTATTTACCGGACCAGATACTGCTGGCCGTTAACAGTGATCGTATTACACCGGATTACTTTGTAATCTTGCAAAGTAATCTCCCCGTCTTCTTTGCTTTTCTGACTGCCAGAGTAAGAAATAGCGGTACCCTTTGCAACTGAATTTCCGATTTGGGCAGCTATATGCGGAGGAAATCGAAGGACCGTTTTGTTGTCTACAAAAAGTCCGTTAACTCTGCCTTCCCGGTCGGTTTGTAAAGAAGTGACCTTTCCATTTCCGGAAACGACAATTTCCTGTGCTGGTGTGGGCAGCATAGTCGGAGGTGTATCTGTCAAGGTTTTACCACCTGCGTTCAGATTAACCATTCTGAGTTCTTTCGAGCCAAATGGAGGCATTTCCAAAACACCCGAAACGCTAACCTGTGAACCCGGTTTGGTCAGACCAGAAACCTGAGATCCCATGTGTGCCGGAAATTTTACCAGCAGACTGTCTGTCCCGCTGAGTAAATAGAAGCCATCGAAGACAAAATCATCATTTCCCCATAATTTCACGACCTTCCCCTGAACCGTGGTTACAGCACGAAGTCCCTGCTCTCCTGGTGCTCCTGGGCCGAAAGGTGGACGGGGGCCTGGGCCATTAACTCCTGGGCCTGCGATCATAGCACCCGCAAGCGGTCCCGCGATTTGCGCGAATACATGGTTTGTGCTGCCTGTTACTACTGAGATAAACAAAGCGGCAAGTGCTAATTTTTTCATGATTTTATTTGTTGAAATGATTCTTGTTTTTTTAACGAATCGAAGGTAGAGCTGCCAGATAAGGCTGATATGAGAAGCAAATTAATTTTTACTTATCTGGGCTGAGAAACACAAATCTGGGAATTGGGCTTTGCCGGCGGAGCATTTATGGCAAGCTCGGTGATAGTCGCTGAGGTTGCCGGCTATCTGGACTGTGAGTATCCACAGGCATTTAAAAAACTTTTCGAATCAAAGGCTGATTGCTCATAAGCTGACTTCGTAATAGTTTAAACTAAATCACGAAGTAATTTTTAACCAAGGTTCGATCTTTTAAGACTTAAAACTGCCTGAAAGTTTGGGTTACAGCAATTATAAATTTTTGTGGACTATGTTGCAGCAGAACATTATAAAAGGAGGCCGCCCTATGGCTGTTTCATATCGCGTCTTCCTTTTATAAAGTTTACTGCGTGCAGTTCGCTTTATCTCTGGTTTATCACCTGAAAAGCGTCCTGTTCATTAATAAAAAATTGATTTCGGAACCCAATTGTAAGGCCTATGCCAATTTCATACTGGTCCTGTTGTATGCCCTCAATCAGGCCCTGAGCAACTTCACTGGCGGGCATGCCACGTTGCTCACCGCCGATTTCTTTGGAAAATTCGGTGTTCACAGTTGGTGGCATAAGTTCATACACTTTTATATTTGTGTCTTGGGCAAGGGTATGGCGAAGCGCTAAAGTATAGGAGTGAACCGCAGCCTTGCTATCAGAGTAAGTTGGAATGATGGCAACCGGTGAGAAGGCCACAATGGAGGTCACATTCACAATAGCGGCCTCGTCTCGATTTTTCAAGACAGGCAATAATTTCTCGGTCAAGCGGATCAGCGAAAAATAATTGGTTTCCATTTCTTGTCTGGCTTTTTCCACGGCCCCGGCTGTTTCGGAATGGGTATAAACAAATGCTTTGCCGGCATTATTGATCAGCACGCTCAGGTCGGGATAGCTGCTGGTTATCAGCTCTGCCAGCTTGTTTACATCTTGTTCGCTGTTGATATCACACGGAATGGCAAATGTATTTTTTAACGAAGCAGCAGCCTGTTTCAGTTTGTCAGCAGTTCTTCCGACAATAATAATTTTGTTGCCTTGCTCGCTAAGGAGTCTGGCTATTTCATAACCAATGCCTGAGCCTCCGCCTGTAATAAGTATGGTTTTGTTTGTAATGTCCATGGTATTTTGGTGTTAGAATCTATTGTTAAACGAAGCAACTGCGTTTTCGGGATTAGCGAGGTAAGCTGCTCGCTGCGAGCCGGTATCGCCAACATAAATCTCATACTGACCAGCCTTGATTCCGGCTAAGGTAGCCTGGGCTACCTCTCCTGGGTGCATGCCGCTTTCACCTCCCATATCTTTTGTGGCTTCGGTATTGACCAGTGAAGGCATCACCTCGTAAACCTTTACTGCGGTATCTTTTGCCAGTGTATGTCTGAGCGCAACCGTGTGTGAATGCAATGCCGCTTTCGTATCTGAATAGGTTGGTAAAACCACAAGCGGATGAAATGTTACATTCGAAGTAATATTTATAACGGCAGCTTCGGGCTGCTGTTTCAGGATTGGTAAAAGCTTTTCAGTCAGCAGCACCGGCCCGAAATAGTTTACCTGAAATTCGGCAGTTGCTTTTGTAAATGCGTCTGCACCTTCACCCAGTTTATATAGATGGGCTACACCTGCATTGTTAACCAGAATACTCAGCTCTGGAAATTCTGTCTTGACTCTGCTAACCAGCGCTTCAATATCGGCTGGTTTTGTCAGATCGCAGACAAGCGCCGTTACGCTGAGTTCTTCGGCTGCTTTTGTTATCTTTTCGGCATTACGCCCGGCGATGATAACGTTGTTTCCCTGCTCTTTAAGTAGTTTGGCTATCTGATAACCAATGCCTGACCCTGCTCCGGTGACCAGCGCTGTCTTATTTTTGATGTCCATGTTTTTTGGTTTATAAGTGAATATTATTGTCTGCCGGGTAATCAATAGTGATAAACCGGCTGGCGTTTAATTTTAAAAAATCTTTAAGTGATGCGGGCGGCCGGCCAGTCAGCTGCGCTATGGTATCTGTGACTATATCAAACGTTCCGGCTTTGGTGTTCAGATCGGTCATAATAACAGTTTCTACGAAGGGTCCGGGTATATCAGGAGTTGTTTCCTTTACCATGATTTCGTCTGCCAATCCAATCGCTTGATTTGCGGTATGATTTGATCGTTTTTCATGGAAGTTTAAATTATAGCTGTTGCAGGGTTACACTCTCTGGTTTTGCAGAAACCTTGTCCTTTACACCGTCGAAAAATGCTCTGGTGTAATCAGCAGCCATATGCAGATCGAAAGCTTCCCGGGAAGTAAATACTTCAAAAAAAACCAATGTATGCGGATCATCCGTTTTGCAGGTCTGGTAAAAGGCCTCACATCCAGGTTCTTCGAGCGTAAGCTTCAAAGTTTTTGCCGAAAGCGCTATGACTTCCTGCAGATGCTCTGGCTGCACAGATACCTGAGCCATTACAATATATTTCAAACTACTCATAATAAAGGATTTAAAAGGCTGGAAAAAGCTCTTCCCTGGTTTTGCGCACCTTTGGAATAACCGAAAATTCGTCTTCCGACGAGCGGTAACCCAGCGCAAAAAGTAAGACCGATTTTAAGTCCTGATTTTTAAGACCCAGAATTTCATCTACCTGGTCAGGGTCAAAGCCCTCCATCGGCGAAGCGTCGATTCCAGCTTCTGCTGCGGCACTTACAAGAATGCCAACGGCTAGAAACGCTTGTTTTTCTGCCCATTCTATCTTTTGATCCGGTGAAAGAAGTGCCAGGCGCGAATTCACGAACTGCTCGCGGGGTTCCAGATTTTTGCGGTCGGTACTGCGGGCTACGGCGGCTTTGTCAATATAATTTTTGACGGTCAGGTCGCTGATATTTGTTTCAACGGCAACGACCAGCAGTTTGGAAGCGGTTGTGATTTGGGGCTGACCAAAGGCTGCCCTGCTGATCTGTTCGAGCTTGCCAGAATCCTCTACTGAAATAAAACGGTAGGGCTGCAGCCCGTAGGAGGAGGGGGCTAGCTGAACAGCTGATAGCAGATCTTCAAACTGCTGCTGACTTAATTGTCTGGAAGTATCATACTTCTTGGTGGCATATCGCCACTCCATTGCTTTAACCAGTGACATAGATTTTGATTGTATTAAAATACATTTTAACTTTGCTTGCAAATTGCAAGTGAACAAAGGTAAAGTAGTTTACTTGCAATTTGCAAGTGAAGTTTAAAAAATAATTTTATGAAAGAGATTAAACCGCGTTCAGGGTGCCCTTTAAGTTATACCCTTGATTTTTTTGGCGATAAATGGTCGCTTCTGATCATGCGCGATATGGTTATTGGGGGTAAAGCAACTTATGGAGAGTTCCTGGGGTCAGATGAAAAAATTGCAACCAATATTCTGGCTGACAGGCTTAGCATGCTTGAAACCTACGGCTTTGTGACCAAACAGGTCGCACCGGATAAAAAATCGAAGTTTGTTTACAGATTAACAGAGAAAGGAATAGGACTGGTCCCGGTGATTTTAGAAATCGGTCTGTGGGGTTCGCAGTTTCATCCGCCGGGACTTGGCGCCGAACTCATTGATGCCTTGCATGTTGACAGAACTGGTACTATTCAGAAAATTCAGGACTCTCTACGAAGTAAGCTTGCCTAATGAATGTAAACCTATTTTGTTTATGATAGATGAACTTAACAATCCTGTCTGGTCAGCGCTGATCACGGGAAACAGGACGCTGGCCACAGGTGGTCAACATGCAAAAGCCTTCCATGCGGGCATCTCGCCGTTTGTCGCCGTCGAACAAAATAGCCGGGAGCATTATCAGCTTTTAACCCAGGTTGCCACAGGTGAGGGGCCTGTCGCTGTTTTTACAACGGATAAAGACCTTGATCCAAGCCCTTGGGAGATATCAAGCCGTATTGACGGTTACCAGATGATGTTTGAAGGAGAGACCCCACAATCCCCATCCGGTTTATCTATAAGCAAATTAACCGAAGAGCATGTTCCGGCAATGCTTGAACTAACACGCATTAGTCCGCCAGGTCCTTTTATGGAAGGCACCATCAGGTTTGGCGGTTATGAAGGAATTTTTGATGGTCAGCAGCTGGTTGCCATGGCCGGTCACCGCTTTCATAGCGGCCACCACGTGGAGATAAGCGCTGTTTGCACACATCCTGACTACACCGGTAGAGGTTACGCCAGGGCGCTGATCCAGAACCAGATCATTCAGATTCGGGCTAGTGGCAATGTGCCTTATCTCCATGTAAGATCGGATAATGTAAGGGCATATCAAATTTATCAGAACATGGGTTTTGTTACCCGCACTGAAATGATTATTTATATTTTAAAAAAATAGACAGATCGCTGCGGTCATTTTATTTCGCTATGCAAATCGATCTTGTACCAGAACCGTGATTTAATTTCAGCAGGCGCATGATGATTAATTAAAAATTAACCTTTTGTTATAGGCCAAACGCTTCTTTTGTGACCTGTTGCCATTATCTTTTTAATTAAAATCATTAACCACATCATGAAAATTTTTTGCCTGAAGTCAGCACTGTTATGCCAGACATTTGCAGTTCTGGTACTTTGCCTTCTTGCCATGGTTTTACCAGCACGT
The nucleotide sequence above comes from Dyadobacter subterraneus. Encoded proteins:
- a CDS encoding SDR family oxidoreductase, translating into MDIKNKTALVTGAGSGIGYQIAKLLKEQGNNVIIAGRNAEKITKAAEELSVTALVCDLTKPADIEALVSRVKTEFPELSILVNNAGVAHLYKLGEGADAFTKATAEFQVNYFGPVLLTEKLLPILKQQPEAAVINITSNVTFHPLVVLPTYSDTKAALHSHTVALRHTLAKDTAVKVYEVMPSLVNTEATKDMGGESGMHPGEVAQATLAGIKAGQYEIYVGDTGSQRAAYLANPENAVASFNNRF
- a CDS encoding alpha-glucuronidase family glycosyl hydrolase; this translates as MTRKLLLLYFSFILISSASFAADTLSSDGEDGYKLWLKYEPVTEPSIKAEYLKYVAFISESDHGEIMHNAVQELQTGLKSLLGKNISVSKAVENKSGGIVLRLDPKADTKQQEGYRIQLTAGNIVVSSKSENGILYGTFALLRHMQMQLSVKNLKMESSPKIRYRMLNHWDNPDGTIERGYAGSSLWKWYELPERVDPRYQDYARANASVGINGTVLNNVNASARFMSQEYIVKVAAVAKVMRRYGIKTYLSVYFAAPKTLGGLQTSDPLDPKVRAWWKEKVAQIYKEIPDFGGFLVKANSEGEPGPQDYGRTHADGANMLAEAFQPYEGVVIWRAFVYKADPNADRFKAAYEEFVPLDGKFDPKVIVQVKNGPIDFQPREPFSPLFGNMPKTPLGVEFQLTQEYLGFATHAVYEAPIFKENLDSDTYVNGKGSTVAKVVDGSLQGYMRTLMAGVANIGNARNWTGHPLAQANWYAFGRLSWDHTLSSEQIAKEWTELTLTRNKKAQENIVGLMLRSREIYVDYNTPLGLSRPWMGVHFAPEPWQNKGSRPDWTAVYYHRADSAGLGFDRTASGSNALAQYRPEVRQQWNDPDKTPLPYLLWFHHVGWNKKLSSGRTLWEELCTHFYTGADSVVWMQQQWDLAKPALDSQVYTDVAERLKIQRREAVWWRDAWVLYLQTFAKKPIPKGFEPPKQTLEEVKKSVNIYLMK
- a CDS encoding sensor histidine kinase, translated to MKTPVSYPFYSSLRFRFGLIFGFVFLCFLLIAGFTLYSNVRQQFEKSFAARLQTQGNAILRQTDVSPLTIPLPTQNEYFLLIYQANDRQDTLFNNLPIQLKSSENNANSSSWRYKVMIRNLETGASIRIVYMLAATELTADINRLKIILFFYFPVSFLAALVAGYFLSGFLLRPVENIVKKADQISLQNQIILLEEPAVRDELHKLTGSLNNMLNRIQKQAKEQNAFFASASHELRTPLSVMLTELQIIDAGSLVPDIKSVIENQIVEVRRLNKLVNDFLLMSQLKSRALILNKSQVNLPELAIEILESLTKKAQLKSQTFKVALVPETGTFNVFTDQSHLKTMLSNLIENAIRHGRPESAIDIEVIQVNQGIVFEIKNESLMAVSDISVITNEFSKQDLNNEGFGLGLWIVSRLCEIIGAEFRIFYIAPYFRVELGFKNEQ
- a CDS encoding response regulator transcription factor, encoding MKILVVEDEQKLAGFMVQGLVQAGYLVQLSNNGAEALTKATSETFDLILLDLMLPGMTGIDVLKNLRTYKISIPVIIISALGGTSQIVEGLDLGAVDYIRKPFEWEELLARIRILQRKVFSSESTRIGVNDLVIDLMSRQITRNGKQIVLTGKEFALLEYLVRNTNRVVSKNQILENVWNMDFDPESNIVEVYMYQLRGKIDKGFEQPLIETVIGIGYKLKGTKSSL
- a CDS encoding SDR family oxidoreductase, whose protein sequence is MDITNKTILITGGGSGIGYEIARLLSEQGNKIIIVGRTADKLKQAAASLKNTFAIPCDINSEQDVNKLAELITSSYPDLSVLINNAGKAFVYTHSETAGAVEKARQEMETNYFSLIRLTEKLLPVLKNRDEAAIVNVTSIVAFSPVAIIPTYSDSKAAVHSYTLALRHTLAQDTNIKVYELMPPTVNTEFSKEIGGEQRGMPASEVAQGLIEGIQQDQYEIGIGLTIGFRNQFFINEQDAFQVINQR
- a CDS encoding sialate O-acetylesterase — protein: MRIFTFVILLLFLSCNLSAEIRLPKLIGDNMILQRDQPVTIWGWAAPKEKVTVTLKNKSYKTVASTDGEWKILLPAQFAGSGFEMFLRGKNQIRIKNIAFGDVWLCSGQSNMVINMERVKERFADDIASANYPDVRNFFVQTLTNLNGPEKDFPGGEWKTANPKDVLNMGAVTYFFARDLYDQYKVPIGIINSSVGGTPIEAWISENGYKDFADLQKIIDKNRDTAYVSSFKRSFLNTRSQAQVTDLGQVEHWETSAYQPKGWRNFNIPGYWEDQGVKDLNGVVWFRREFEVPEKWIGKSVKLYLGRVVDADEMYVNGKKIGNTTYQYPPRRYEIPAGLLKSGKNTFVIRVTNQVGKGGFVPDKPYFMTVDDQQIDLKGTWQYKVGEVYQPLKKGYDKGSLLVRQDQPTALFNAMVAPILPMKLKGFIWYQGESNVDNPEPYKKLMPALINDWRGQWKNPDAPFLVVQLPNFQDVNYTPSESNMALIREAQNQALALKNTAVTVTLDLGEWNDIHPLNKKDIGKRLALSARNLAYNEKDVVYRGPTLKSQTIEKDKIILTFDHVAKGITSKDSEPIRWFSIADYDKKFVWAKARLTGKDQIELSSELLKTPKYVRYGWQDNPEGINFYNSEGLPASPFRTDTELLDDSKPWKGKKSAVVLTYDDALNVHLDNVIPALDSLSLKGTFYLTASSDAARNRIKDWRAAAVNGHELGNHTLYHPCDATGPGMGWVKPEYDLSKYSLARIQDEIKMCNAFLKSLDGKTKRTFAFTCGHKKVAEGEFIQTLSDEFVAARAVRHEMHSLSEQNLMDIDCYGMSGESGEKMIELVKEAQQSGKLLVFLFHGVGGEHALNVSNQAHSQLLHYLKENEKDIYIDTMLNMAEHISNVKK